The Tenacibaculum jejuense genome includes a window with the following:
- the fabF gene encoding beta-ketoacyl-ACP synthase II — protein sequence MQLKRVVVTGLGALTPIGNNIEEYWNGLVNGVSGAAPITYFDAAKFKTRFACELKNFDVKDYIDRKEARRMDRFTQYAMIASDEAIKDAELNLDQLNKYKVGVIWGAGIGGLETFQNEVINFAAGDGTPKFNPFFIPKMIADIAPGNISIKNGFMGPNYTTVSACASSANAMIDALNYIRLGHCDVIVTGGSEAAVTIAGMGGFNAMHALSKRNESPETASRPFDAERDGFVLGEGAGALILEEYEHAKARGAKIYAEVVGGGMSSDAHHMTAPHPEGLGVIAVMKNCLENAGINPEDVDHINTHGTSTPLGDVAELKAISEVFGDHAKNININSTKSMTGHLLGAAGAIEAIASLLAMKHGIVPPTINHSTVDDNINPDLNLTLNKAQEKDINVALSNTFGFGGHNACIAFKKYKQ from the coding sequence ATGCAATTAAAACGAGTTGTCGTAACTGGACTTGGCGCATTAACGCCAATAGGAAACAATATTGAAGAATACTGGAATGGCTTAGTTAACGGAGTTAGCGGTGCTGCACCTATTACATATTTTGATGCTGCCAAGTTCAAAACTCGTTTCGCATGCGAGCTGAAAAACTTCGATGTCAAAGACTACATTGACAGAAAAGAAGCTCGAAGAATGGATCGATTTACTCAGTACGCAATGATTGCTTCCGATGAAGCTATTAAAGATGCTGAATTAAATTTAGATCAACTTAACAAATATAAAGTAGGTGTAATTTGGGGAGCTGGTATCGGTGGATTAGAAACTTTTCAAAATGAAGTTATCAATTTTGCTGCTGGTGATGGTACTCCTAAATTTAATCCTTTCTTTATTCCTAAAATGATTGCTGATATAGCTCCTGGAAACATTTCCATTAAAAATGGATTTATGGGACCAAACTATACTACAGTATCTGCTTGTGCGTCATCTGCTAATGCAATGATTGATGCATTAAACTATATTCGCTTAGGACACTGTGATGTTATTGTTACTGGAGGTAGCGAAGCTGCCGTTACTATAGCTGGTATGGGTGGTTTTAATGCAATGCACGCTTTATCTAAAAGAAATGAAAGCCCTGAAACTGCATCTAGACCTTTTGATGCAGAAAGAGATGGATTTGTTTTAGGTGAAGGAGCTGGAGCATTAATTCTAGAGGAATATGAGCACGCAAAAGCTCGTGGGGCTAAAATTTATGCCGAAGTAGTTGGTGGTGGAATGTCTTCAGATGCACATCACATGACAGCACCACATCCAGAAGGATTAGGTGTTATCGCAGTTATGAAAAACTGTCTTGAAAATGCTGGTATAAATCCAGAAGACGTTGATCATATCAATACACATGGAACTTCTACACCTCTTGGTGATGTAGCTGAGCTTAAAGCTATTTCAGAAGTTTTTGGAGATCATGCAAAAAATATCAATATTAATTCTACAAAATCTATGACAGGACATTTACTTGGTGCTGCGGGTGCTATTGAAGCTATTGCTTCATTATTAGCTATGAAGCATGGAATTGTTCCTCCTACTATTAATCATAGTACTGTAGATGATAATATTAATCCAGACTTGAATCTTACACTTAATAAAGCACAAGAAAAAGATATAAATGTTGCGTTAAGTAATACGTTTGGGTTTGGTGGTCATAATGCGTGTATCGCTTTTAAAAAATACAAGCAATAA
- a CDS encoding ribonuclease H1 domain-containing protein, with the protein MSKKKKFYVVWKGKKTGVFNKWETCKKQISGFEGAQYKAFLSEEEAKVAFTKSYNDYKGKDTSKKKLSASERAQYGTPILESLSVDAACSGNPGILEYRGVDTKTKKQIFIQGPFKEGTNNIGEFLALVHGLALLKKQKLPNYPLYSDSKIAISWVKKKQCRTNVVFSEVNQDLLDLIKRAEKWLKENQVTNPILKWETKAWGEIPADFGRK; encoded by the coding sequence ATGAGTAAAAAAAAGAAATTCTACGTTGTCTGGAAAGGGAAAAAAACAGGCGTTTTTAATAAATGGGAGACTTGTAAAAAACAAATATCAGGCTTCGAAGGAGCACAATACAAAGCTTTTTTAAGTGAAGAAGAAGCAAAAGTTGCTTTTACTAAGAGTTATAATGATTATAAAGGTAAAGACACAAGCAAGAAAAAATTATCTGCATCTGAAAGGGCACAATATGGTACTCCTATTTTAGAAAGTTTATCTGTAGATGCAGCGTGTTCAGGAAATCCTGGTATACTTGAATATAGAGGTGTAGATACTAAAACAAAAAAACAAATTTTTATTCAGGGGCCTTTTAAAGAAGGAACAAATAATATTGGAGAGTTTTTAGCTTTAGTTCACGGTTTAGCGTTACTTAAAAAACAAAAACTACCTAATTATCCTTTGTATTCTGATTCAAAGATTGCGATATCTTGGGTGAAGAAAAAGCAGTGTAGAACAAATGTTGTTTTTTCAGAAGTTAATCAAGATTTACTCGATCTTATAAAAAGAGCAGAAAAATGGCTTAAAGAGAATCAAGTAACTAATCCTATTTTAAAATGGGAAACAAAAGCTTGGGGAGAAATACCTGCCGATTTCGGAAGAAAATAA
- the purN gene encoding phosphoribosylglycinamide formyltransferase, protein MKRIVIFASGSGSNAENIIGFFQTKETAKVTHVLTNNERAKVLERCKRLEVNSLVFDRETFFKTDEILNFLKKEADLIILAGFLWKVPENIVANFPNKIVNIHPALLPKYGGKGMYGNHVHKAVKNNNEVETGITIHYVNEHYDEGAIVFQAKTTLNEEDSVEDIAKKVHELEYKHYPKVIEDIILSE, encoded by the coding sequence ATGAAACGAATAGTAATTTTTGCTTCGGGGTCCGGAAGTAATGCCGAGAATATTATAGGGTTTTTTCAAACTAAAGAGACTGCTAAGGTTACTCATGTGCTAACTAACAACGAACGTGCCAAAGTTTTGGAAAGGTGTAAAAGACTGGAAGTTAATAGTTTGGTTTTTGATAGAGAAACTTTCTTTAAGACAGATGAGATACTTAATTTCTTGAAAAAAGAAGCAGATTTAATTATTCTTGCAGGCTTTTTATGGAAAGTTCCAGAAAATATTGTGGCTAATTTTCCAAATAAAATAGTAAATATTCATCCTGCATTATTACCAAAATATGGTGGAAAAGGAATGTATGGAAATCATGTTCATAAAGCAGTAAAAAATAATAATGAAGTTGAAACAGGTATAACAATTCACTATGTAAATGAGCATTATGATGAAGGAGCAATCGTTTTTCAGGCAAAAACAACCTTAAATGAAGAAGATTCTGTTGAAGATATTGCAAAAAAAGTACATGAATTGGAATATAAGCATTACCCAAAAGTGATTGAGGATATCATTTTATCTGAATAA
- a CDS encoding acyl carrier protein, with the protein MSDIASRVKAIIVDKLGVDDNEVTNEASFTNDLGADSLDTVELIMEFEKEFDIQIPDDQAENIATVGQAISYIEEAKK; encoded by the coding sequence ATGTCAGACATTGCATCTAGAGTAAAGGCAATTATCGTTGATAAATTAGGAGTAGACGATAACGAAGTAACTAACGAAGCAAGTTTTACTAACGACTTAGGAGCTGATTCGTTAGATACTGTTGAGTTAATCATGGAGTTTGAAAAGGAATTTGATATTCAAATCCCAGACGATCAAGCTGAGAACATTGCCACAGTTGGTCAAGCAATTAGCTATATAGAAGAAGCAAAGAAGTAA